From Ursus arctos isolate Adak ecotype North America unplaced genomic scaffold, UrsArc2.0 scaffold_11, whole genome shotgun sequence, the proteins below share one genomic window:
- the GUCY1A1 gene encoding guanylate cyclase soluble subunit alpha-1, giving the protein MFCTKLKDLKITGECPLSLLAPGQVPKEPGEEVAGSSESGKATLAICQDVPEKNVPRSLPQRKTSRSRVYLHTLAESICKLIFPELERLHLALQRTLAKHQLKESRKSLEREDLEKIITDQAIAAGVPVEIVKESLGEELFKICYEEDEHILGVVGGTLKDFLNSFSTLLKQSSHCQEAEKRGRFEDASILCLDKDHDFLNVYYFFPKRITSLILPGIIKAAARVLYETEVEVSLLPPCFRNDCSEFANQPYLLYSLHIKSTKPSLSPGKPQSSLVIPASLFCKTFPFHFMFDKDLTILQFGNGIRRLMNRRDFQGKPNFEEYFEILTPKVNQTFSGIMAMLNMQFVVRVRRWDNSVKKSSRVMDLKGQMIYIVESSAILFLGSPCVDRLEDFTGRGLYLSDIPIHNALRDVVLIGEQARAQDGLKKRLGKLKATLEQAHQALEEEKKKTVDLLCSIFPCEVAQQLWQGQVVQAKKFSDVTMLFSDIVGFTAICSQCSPLQVITMLNALYTRFDRQCGELDVYKVETIGDAYCVAGGLHKESDTHAVQIALMALKMMELSDEVMSPHGEPIKMRIGLHSGSVFAGVVGVKMPRYCLFGNNVTLANKFESCSVPRKINVSPTTYRLLKDCPGFVFTPRSREELPPNFPSEIPGICHFLEAYQPVTNSKPWFQKKDVEDGNANFLGKASGID; this is encoded by the exons ATGTTCTGCACGAAGCTGAAGGATCTCAAGATCACAGGGGAGTGCCCTTTGTCCTTACTGGCACCTGGGCAGGTTCCCAAGGAGCCAGGAGAAGAGGTAGCAGGAAGCTCAGAGAGTGGCAAAGCAACTCTGGCAATCTGTCAGGATGTCCCCGAGAAGAATGTACCAAGAAGTCTTCCTCAAAGAAAGACCAGTAGGAGCCGAGTCTATCTACACACGTTAGCGGAGAGTATTTGCAAACTGATTTTTCCTGAG ttgGAGCGGCTGCACCTTGCACTTCAGAGGACATTGGCGAAACACCAACTAAAAGAAAGCAG GAAATCTTTGGAAAGAGAAgacttggaaaaaataattacagaccAAGCAATTGCAGCAG GAGTTCCAGTGGAAATCGTCAAAGAATCTCTTGGGGAAGAGCTTTTCAAAATATGTTATGAGGAAGATGAACACATCCTAGGTGTGGTTGGAGGAActctgaaagattttttaaatagcttcagCACCCTTCTGAAACAGAGCAGCCACTGCCAAGAAGCAGAAAAGAGAGGCAGGTTTGAGGACGCTTCCATTCTGTGCCTGGATAAAGATCATGATTTCTTGAACGTGtactattttttccctaagagaaTCACATCCCTGATTCTTCCTGGCATCATTAAGGCCGCTGCTCGCGTGTTGTACGAAACCGAAGTCGAAGTGTCActcctgcctccctgcttccGAAATGACTGCAGCGAGTTCGCCAATCAGCCCTATTTGTTGTACTCCCTTCATATCAAAAGCACCAAACCATCCCTGTCTCCGGGCAAACCCCAGTCCTCGCTGGTGATTCCCGCTTCCCTCTTCTGTAAGACGTTTCCTTTCCATTTCATGTTTGACAAAGACCTGACAATCCTGCAATTCGGCAATGGCATTAGAAGGCTGATGAACCGGAGGGACTTTCAAGGAAAGCCGAATTTTGAAGAGTACTTTGAAATTCTGACTCCCAAAGTCAACCAGACGTTTAGTGGAATCATGGCTATGTTGAACATGCAGTTTGTCGTCCGCGTGCGGCGGTGGGACAACTCTGTGAAGAAATCTTCAAGG GTTATGGACCTCAAAGGCCAAATGATCTACATTGTCGAATCCAGTGCCATCTTGTTCCTGGGGTCACCCTGTGTGGACAGATTAGAAGATTTTACGGGACGAGGGCTCTACCTCTCGGACATCCCGATTCACAATGCACTGAGGGATGTCGTCTTGATAGGGGAGCAGGCCAGAGCGCAAGATGGCCTGAAGAAGAGGCTGGGCAAGCTGAAGGCCACCCTTGAGCAAGCCCACCAAGCcttggaggaggagaagaagaagacgGTGGATCTCCTGTGCTCCATATTTCCCTGCGAGGTCGCGCAGCAGCTGTGGCAAGGGCAAGTTGTGCAAGCCAAGAAGTTCAGTGACGTCACCATGCTCTTCTCAGACATCGTGGGGTTCACAGCCATTTGCTCCCAGTGCTCACCCCTGCAGGTCATCACCATGCTCAATGCGCTCTACACTCGCTTTGACCGGCAGTGCGGCGAGTTGGATGTCTACAAG GTGGAGACCATTGGCGATGCATACTGTGTGGCCGGGGGATTGCACAAAGAAAGCGACACCCATGCCGTTCAGATAGCGCTGATGGCCCTGAAGATGATGGAGCTCTCTGACGAAGTGATGTCTCCCCACGGAGAACCCATCAAG ATGCGAATTGGGCTGCACTCTGGGTCAGTGTTTGCTGGAGTCGTTGGCGTTAAAATGCCTCGTTACTGTCTTTTTGGAAACAACGTCACCTTGGCGAACAAATTTGAGTCCTGCAGTGTACCCCGAAAAATCAATGTCAGCCCAACAACGTACAG aTTACTCAAAGACTGCCCTGGTTTTGTGTTTACCCCTCGATCAAGGGAGGAACTTCCACCAAACTTCCCCAGTGAAATTCCTGGAATCTGTCATTTTCTGGAAGCTTATCAACCAGTAACAAATTCAAAACCATGGTTCCAGAAGAAAGATGTCGAAGACGGCAATGCCAATTTCTTAGGCAAAGCCTCAGGAATAGATTAG